The genomic segment GATCCGGGCGACCGACCTTACGCCCGAGCAGATCAAGGCCTTTCGAATTGCGGACAATCAGGTAGGAACACTTTCGAAGTGGGATTTCGAACTGCTGCCGATCGAGATGGCGGAGCTGAAGGACGTCAACATCGACTGGGGGTCGTTTGGATTTGACGCCGACCAGCTGGCCGTCATATTCGATCCGGGCATCAAGCAGGGTTTGACCGATCCAGACGATGTGCCGGAGCCACCGGACAAGGCGGTCACGCAACCGAATGATTTATGGATTCTCGGCAATCACCGCCTCCTGTGCGCCGATAGCAGCAGCGCCGCCGACGTCGATCGCCTGCTCGACGGCGCGCCGATCCATCTCGTTAACACCGATCCGCCATACAACGTAAAAGTTGAGCCGCGCTCTAACAATGCCATCGCCGCGGGCAACTCGTCATTTCCCAAAGCGAAAAAACGCACGCATCACCAATCGTTCGACGTCGCCCGCCAGGGCGAGAAGAAACGCACGACCACCAAGCTCCGCGCCAAAGACCGTCCGCTGGCGAATGACTTCGTCACGGACGAAGCATTCGACGCCCTGCTTCAGACCTGGTTTGA from the Phycisphaerae bacterium genome contains:
- a CDS encoding DNA methyltransferase — encoded protein: MKIEMLQVDSIREYEKNPRIISEDAIAAVAQSIKSFGFKCPVIVDADGVLIAGHTRAKAARQLGLTEVPAIRATDLTPEQIKAFRIADNQVGTLSKWDFELLPIEMAELKDVNIDWGSFGFDADQLAVIFDPGIKQGLTDPDDVPEPPDKAVTQPNDLWILGNHRLLCADSSSAADVDRLLDGAPIHLVNTDPPYNVKVEPRSNNAIAAGNSSFPKAKKRTHHQSFDVARQGEKKRTTTKLRAKDRPLANDFVTDEAFDALLQTWFENMARVLTPGRGFYIWGGYANLGNYPPVLKANELYFSQGIVWDKEHPVLTRKDFMGAFEICFYGWREGAAHVYLGPNNATDLWHVKKVNPNAMIHLTEKPVELAIRAMQYSSRAGENVLDLFG